A single genomic interval of Bacillus smithii harbors:
- a CDS encoding spore germination protein GerPE → MPVRSSVVDNIHLTTLLFSSVFNIGDVENIASRANVLAVQHTKQFFFLDEYPFLSFPIFSEPLHFQLGEPGHSVQTFHVNPVIHVGNLSIIGTSASAVIQIGSLVNGVFDSRVKHIRHIENIENVKNMETKNLMPKDV, encoded by the coding sequence ATGCCAGTCCGATCTTCTGTAGTAGACAATATTCATTTAACGACTCTTCTCTTCAGTTCGGTTTTCAATATCGGCGATGTCGAAAATATCGCATCAAGAGCCAATGTATTGGCCGTTCAGCATACAAAGCAATTTTTCTTTTTAGATGAATATCCTTTTTTATCTTTTCCGATTTTTTCGGAACCTCTTCATTTTCAGCTTGGAGAACCGGGACACTCAGTCCAAACGTTCCATGTAAACCCCGTCATCCATGTTGGAAATCTTTCCATCATCGGAACATCTGCGTCTGCAGTGATTCAAATTGGTTCGCTAGTTAACGGTGTTTTTGATTCAAGAGTAAAACATATTCGTCATATTGAAAACATTGAAAACGTTAAAAACATGGAGACGAAAAATCTTATGCCAAAGGATGTTTGA
- the gerPC gene encoding spore germination protein GerPC, with protein sequence MYNYSSIFHQLYQYIGEQHQKIEVLKREIQSIKDQLQDMKKKPVMNVEKMEYRFDQLKVDTLEGTLNIGMNPADTAEMADMALPFSDQSALPPLEYAQLLLNTYAAMNEYINNELPDWLRHQEVLQKRKVEPSVYSVIKTDLAKQLPERIQFYIQQLAHRHKDSSLIQQEVLEKTKLDIQQAIVRFLTAMPDQKGGTFNEPPSQQS encoded by the coding sequence ATGTATAATTACTCTTCTATTTTCCATCAATTATATCAATATATCGGAGAGCAGCATCAAAAAATTGAAGTGCTGAAACGGGAAATACAATCCATTAAAGATCAATTGCAAGACATGAAAAAGAAGCCGGTTATGAACGTGGAAAAAATGGAATATCGATTTGATCAGTTGAAAGTCGATACGTTAGAAGGGACGTTGAATATTGGTATGAATCCCGCAGATACGGCAGAAATGGCTGATATGGCTCTTCCCTTTTCTGACCAATCGGCCCTGCCTCCGCTTGAGTACGCCCAACTGCTTTTAAACACGTATGCTGCCATGAATGAATATATTAATAATGAACTGCCGGACTGGCTCCGCCATCAGGAAGTTCTTCAAAAACGAAAAGTAGAGCCTTCCGTTTACTCAGTCATCAAAACCGATCTTGCTAAACAATTGCCGGAACGTATACAATTTTATATTCAACAGCTCGCTCACCGTCATAAAGACTCTTCTCTCATACAACAAGAGGTGCTCGAAAAAACAAAATTGGATATTCAACAAGCTATTGTCCGCTTTTTAACTGCCATGCCTGACCAGAAAGGTGGAACATTCAATGAACCTCCAAGTCAGCAATCATGA
- a CDS encoding spore germination protein GerPB — protein MNIYVQQSIQIRMIKIGSLTNSSVLQIGTLGSSRSIANLYNTGGFTEPAPELSQNILNKPYSSLPILVPLQPPTA, from the coding sequence ATGAATATTTACGTCCAACAATCAATTCAAATTCGTATGATCAAAATCGGCAGCCTGACCAATTCATCCGTACTTCAAATCGGTACGCTCGGCTCCAGTCGGTCTATTGCCAATTTATATAATACCGGCGGTTTTACAGAACCGGCCCCCGAATTGTCACAAAACATTCTCAACAAACCATATTCCTCATTGCCCATACTTGTCCCGCTGCAGCCGCCTACTGCGTAA
- a CDS encoding spore germination protein, with translation MPAYVGAVQVINVSSSGVFHIGDVIQIRPISNTKTFSGAGSFNTGDGLAIYNQYSATNTLDNDGIDQGINFNL, from the coding sequence ATGCCAGCTTATGTGGGTGCCGTTCAAGTGATAAATGTCAGCTCGAGTGGCGTCTTTCATATCGGGGATGTCATACAAATTCGCCCCATTTCCAATACGAAAACCTTTTCCGGCGCCGGATCATTCAATACCGGAGACGGCTTGGCCATTTATAACCAATATTCAGCCACTAACACATTGGACAACGATGGAATCGACCAAGGCATAAACTTTAACCTTTAA
- a CDS encoding DUF418 domain-containing protein — MGEENRTPLHPNKRILSLDVMRGISLLGIFLVNMISFHSPYLYYDPYHWWNSPSDYAHYAWIDVLVQASFYPLFAMLFGYSMSLQQERLKQNFFLLESKRLLVLMVAGILHIVFIWSGDILLNYSVCGFLLLLFMKGRGRTLIIFGSVLYLIPHLFLSILLIMTSIINPESTAFWSDMNGIQHSIQAYSTGSFWSITKQRLVDWYSVNGSTHFFSVLLSIFPMFLIGAGAGKLHLVESIEKHKKLNLTLLLMFMAAGIFLKLLPFFFGQNMAYQYVQDSLGGPLLSVAYALAVMIIVRNPYGQKYSKWIAQAGRMSLTNYLFQSVIGSLLFYHYGLALYGKMDLITGSWLAFTLYLIQLILSEMWLSKFQQGPLENVWKMLVYGRKTA; from the coding sequence ATGGGGGAGGAAAATAGAACGCCGCTTCATCCCAATAAGCGGATATTGTCGCTGGATGTCATGAGAGGGATATCGCTGCTTGGCATTTTCTTAGTCAACATGATTTCATTTCATTCTCCTTATCTTTATTATGATCCTTATCATTGGTGGAATAGCCCGAGCGATTATGCCCATTATGCGTGGATCGATGTTTTGGTCCAAGCGAGTTTTTATCCGTTGTTTGCCATGCTGTTCGGATACAGCATGTCTTTGCAGCAAGAAAGATTGAAACAGAACTTTTTTTTGCTGGAGTCAAAACGTTTGTTGGTGCTGATGGTGGCAGGAATTCTTCATATCGTATTTATTTGGTCTGGAGATATCTTATTGAATTATTCGGTATGCGGCTTTCTTTTGCTTTTGTTTATGAAAGGACGAGGACGTACCTTAATCATATTTGGCAGCGTATTATATCTTATTCCGCATTTATTCTTAAGCATTCTATTGATTATGACATCGATCATAAATCCTGAAAGCACTGCTTTTTGGTCGGATATGAACGGTATTCAACATTCTATTCAAGCATACAGTACCGGTTCTTTTTGGAGTATTACGAAGCAGCGTCTCGTTGATTGGTATTCTGTCAACGGCTCGACTCATTTTTTTTCGGTGCTTTTGTCTATTTTTCCTATGTTTTTGATAGGGGCGGGGGCCGGAAAACTTCATTTGGTTGAATCGATTGAAAAGCATAAAAAGCTCAATCTTACTTTGCTGCTTATGTTCATGGCAGCAGGAATCTTCTTGAAATTGCTTCCGTTCTTTTTTGGTCAGAACATGGCTTATCAATATGTGCAAGATTCGCTTGGCGGACCGTTGCTTTCCGTTGCTTATGCATTAGCTGTCATGATCATTGTCCGCAATCCATACGGCCAGAAATACAGCAAATGGATCGCACAGGCGGGAAGAATGTCGTTGACGAATTATTTATTTCAATCGGTGATAGGGTCTTTGCTTTTTTACCATTATGGATTAGCTTTATATGGTAAAATGGATTTAATCACCGGCTCGTGGCTGGCATTTACCCTTTATCTCATCCAATTGATTTTATCGGAAATGTGGCTCTCCAAATTTCAACAAGGGCCTTTGGAAAACGTGTGGAAAATGCTGGTCTACGGCAGAAAAACAGCATGA
- a CDS encoding fumarylacetoacetate hydrolase family protein has product MKWVSFRTGKYDGYGVYDEQKQLILDVKKMDEQRNGYSDLPEQLVEALGLGDLFLQKVHTLLNWEQGQRNRPWAFKWEDVELLAPIPRPLKNVICIGKNYRDHAVELGGKDGVPEHLIVFSKAPTTVTGHLHPIPAYTDVTEALDYEGELAVIIGKKGKGIQKEEALDYVFGYTIINDVTARDLQKRHVQYFLGKSLDCSCPMGPWIVTKDEVPDPGNLGIETRVNGEVRQMSNTRHFIFSIEEIIETLSKGMTLEPGDVIATGTPAGVGLGFQPPKLLKAGDVVEITIEGIGTLKNQVQ; this is encoded by the coding sequence ATGAAATGGGTCAGTTTCCGTACGGGGAAATATGATGGCTATGGCGTTTACGATGAACAAAAACAATTGATTTTGGACGTAAAAAAAATGGATGAACAAAGAAACGGCTATTCCGATCTTCCTGAACAGCTTGTAGAGGCGTTAGGATTAGGAGATCTCTTCTTGCAAAAAGTACATACTCTATTAAACTGGGAACAGGGTCAACGCAACCGTCCGTGGGCGTTCAAATGGGAAGATGTGGAACTGTTGGCACCCATTCCGCGGCCATTAAAAAATGTGATTTGCATTGGAAAAAACTATCGAGATCATGCGGTGGAATTGGGTGGAAAAGATGGGGTGCCTGAACATCTGATCGTTTTTTCGAAAGCACCGACAACCGTCACTGGCCATTTGCATCCGATTCCTGCTTATACGGATGTGACGGAAGCCCTTGATTATGAAGGTGAATTGGCCGTTATTATTGGAAAAAAAGGAAAAGGAATTCAAAAAGAAGAAGCTTTAGATTATGTCTTCGGGTATACCATCATTAATGACGTGACGGCAAGGGATTTGCAAAAGCGTCATGTACAATATTTTCTGGGAAAAAGCCTTGACTGTTCATGCCCGATGGGACCTTGGATTGTCACGAAAGACGAGGTGCCGGATCCAGGCAATTTGGGCATAGAAACAAGAGTGAATGGAGAAGTGAGGCAAATGTCTAATACACGACATTTTATTTTCTCGATTGAAGAAATAATAGAAACCCTTTCTAAAGGGATGACATTGGAACCCGGAGATGTGATCGCGACGGGAACTCCTGCTGGTGTAGGCCTTGGTTTTCAACCTCCGAAACTCTTAAAGGCCGGAGACGTTGTTGAAATTACCATTGAAGGCATCGGAACACTGAAAAACCAAGTGCAGTAA
- a CDS encoding YisL family protein: protein MESVLFYNTHLHITTWVIAIILFLVALGLSRGQNKKSLNITHMILRLFYVFVFLTGLFLFMKNHAINEMLYGIKLLVGLIVIGMMEMTLVRLKKGKSATVYWIILILAFIAVFYIGFKLPLGFHFFA, encoded by the coding sequence ATGGAAAGTGTTCTTTTTTATAATACCCATTTGCATATTACGACGTGGGTCATCGCCATTATATTGTTTCTCGTTGCTCTTGGACTGTCGAGAGGTCAAAACAAAAAAAGTTTGAATATAACGCATATGATCTTGCGCTTATTTTATGTATTTGTCTTTCTGACGGGTTTGTTCCTGTTTATGAAGAATCATGCCATCAATGAAATGCTGTACGGAATAAAACTGTTGGTTGGATTGATCGTGATTGGTATGATGGAAATGACATTGGTTCGTTTAAAAAAAGGAAAGAGTGCAACGGTTTATTGGATCATTCTGATTTTGGCTTTTATTGCCGTATTTTATATTGGATTTAAGCTTCCGCTTGGCTTTCATTTCTTCGCTTAA
- a CDS encoding DUF2777 family protein, producing MGKWDRNQLLEQQIRSYQQGVVEYIRQEWIFFDDESDEAINLDLFEQKEVQLYRQQQWIHGILTGDGAVQTESKLIMLHDSDQLRIKKSLVYSLELLLDELNDDAFLHFLSGLNSMQFSIYDCIYCYNHLSFLNRNDIRQGTNFIIFDNGDQICSVHHHFSYMEKRSDRFELTINTGKRIILEKLE from the coding sequence ATGGGAAAGTGGGACAGGAATCAGTTGTTGGAACAACAAATCCGGTCTTATCAACAAGGAGTGGTGGAATATATACGTCAAGAATGGATCTTTTTTGATGACGAAAGTGATGAAGCCATCAATTTAGATTTGTTTGAACAAAAAGAAGTGCAGCTTTACCGCCAACAACAATGGATCCATGGAATTCTTACCGGTGACGGTGCCGTTCAAACTGAATCGAAGCTGATTATGCTGCATGATTCCGATCAGCTGAGGATAAAAAAAAGTCTAGTCTATTCGTTGGAATTGCTGTTGGATGAATTAAACGATGACGCCTTTTTGCACTTCCTTTCCGGATTGAACAGCATGCAGTTTTCCATTTATGACTGTATTTATTGCTATAATCACTTGTCCTTTTTAAATCGGAATGACATTCGTCAAGGAACGAATTTTATCATTTTCGATAACGGTGACCAAATATGCTCCGTACACCATCATTTCAGCTATATGGAAAAAAGAAGCGATCGATTTGAATTAACAATCAATACCGGAAAAAGAATTATTTTAGAAAAACTGGAATAA
- the asnB gene encoding asparagine synthase (glutamine-hydrolyzing), giving the protein MCGITGWADFKKNLRPFTEQIVNMTETLQNRGPDQTNYFQQDHLLFGHKRLIVVDPDGGRQPMTKTHNERTYTIIYNGELYNTEDIRKVLLSKGYAFQGHSDTEVLLTSFVEWKEDCLEYLNGIFAFAIWDHEKEKLFLARDRVGVKPLFYTLIGSSFVFGSEIKAILAHSDTRAEIDREGLAEVMGLGPARIPGSGVFRNIKELKPGHALAFSKEGLNIWRYWNVKSDIHQDSMEETIEKVRFLVQDAVTRQLVSDVPLCTFLSGGVDSSAITAIASRSFKEKRKGTLHTYSIDYEENDQFFQANDFQPNADGPWIKLVSDHLGTIHHNCVISQETLKNYLPAAVHARDLPGMADVDSSLLWFSQEIKKSFVVGLSGECADEIFGGYPWFHRSDDFNREGFPWMRATNEREQLLNDEWRKKLNLKEFVLHQYREAVKEVPVLEGENSIDARRRELFYLNLTWFMPVLLDRKDRMSMGASLEVRVPYADHRLVEYVWNIPWEMKMYGNREKGLLRKALEGILPEEVLYRKKSPYPKTHHPVYTKIVKEWVSQLLEDRSSILHELLDKKTLEELVETEGRAFQVPWYGQLMTGPQLLAHLGQIHVWFQDYHIQIVDR; this is encoded by the coding sequence ATGTGCGGGATAACAGGATGGGCAGATTTCAAAAAAAATTTAAGGCCTTTTACGGAACAAATCGTGAATATGACAGAAACATTGCAAAATCGCGGACCTGATCAGACGAATTATTTTCAGCAGGATCATCTATTGTTTGGCCATAAACGGTTGATTGTGGTGGATCCTGATGGTGGCAGGCAGCCCATGACGAAAACACACAACGAAAGAACGTACACGATCATCTACAATGGCGAGTTATATAATACGGAAGATATCAGAAAAGTTCTTTTATCAAAAGGATATGCATTTCAAGGCCACTCTGACACAGAGGTATTACTTACTTCTTTCGTAGAATGGAAAGAAGATTGTTTGGAATACTTAAATGGGATTTTTGCTTTTGCCATATGGGATCATGAGAAGGAGAAGCTGTTTCTTGCGAGGGATCGTGTCGGTGTTAAGCCGCTCTTTTATACTTTAATCGGATCAAGCTTCGTTTTTGGTTCGGAGATAAAAGCGATTTTAGCCCATTCGGATACGAGAGCGGAAATTGACAGAGAAGGATTGGCGGAAGTGATGGGTCTTGGTCCTGCACGAATTCCCGGGTCAGGTGTCTTCCGAAACATAAAAGAATTAAAGCCGGGGCACGCTTTGGCTTTCTCAAAAGAAGGGCTGAACATTTGGCGATATTGGAACGTGAAAAGCGACATTCACCAAGATTCAATGGAAGAAACGATTGAAAAAGTACGCTTCCTCGTTCAAGATGCGGTCACTCGCCAACTCGTATCGGACGTACCGCTTTGTACGTTTTTATCAGGGGGAGTCGATTCCAGCGCCATCACGGCCATTGCTTCACGCTCGTTTAAGGAAAAACGGAAAGGCACTCTTCACACTTATTCCATCGATTATGAAGAGAATGACCAATTTTTTCAAGCCAATGATTTTCAGCCTAATGCAGACGGTCCATGGATTAAACTAGTTTCCGACCATTTAGGGACGATTCACCATAATTGCGTCATCTCACAGGAAACGTTGAAAAATTATTTGCCGGCTGCCGTTCATGCTAGAGATCTTCCGGGAATGGCAGATGTTGATTCTTCTTTGTTATGGTTTTCACAAGAAATTAAAAAAAGTTTTGTCGTCGGGTTATCAGGGGAATGCGCAGACGAAATTTTCGGAGGATATCCTTGGTTTCATCGATCGGACGATTTTAATCGCGAAGGTTTCCCGTGGATGAGAGCAACGAATGAAAGAGAACAGCTGTTAAATGATGAATGGAGGAAAAAATTAAACTTAAAAGAATTTGTGCTCCATCAATATCGAGAAGCGGTGAAAGAGGTTCCTGTTTTAGAAGGGGAAAATTCGATTGATGCGAGAAGAAGGGAATTGTTTTATTTGAATTTGACTTGGTTTATGCCGGTACTTTTGGACAGAAAAGACCGGATGAGTATGGGAGCCAGTCTGGAAGTAAGGGTTCCATACGCTGATCATCGCTTGGTGGAATATGTTTGGAATATTCCGTGGGAAATGAAAATGTACGGCAACAGGGAAAAAGGATTACTTCGTAAAGCGTTGGAAGGGATTTTACCTGAAGAAGTGCTCTATCGTAAAAAGAGCCCGTATCCTAAAACCCATCATCCCGTTTATACAAAAATTGTAAAAGAATGGGTTTCTCAACTGTTGGAGGACCGGTCGAGCATTTTGCATGAACTGTTGGATAAAAAAACATTGGAAGAACTGGTTGAAACAGAAGGAAGGGCTTTTCAAGTGCCATGGTACGGCCAATTAATGACAGGGCCTCAGCTTTTGGCGCATCTCGGTCAAATTCATGTTTGGTTTCAAGATTATCATATTCAAATTGTAGATCGATAA
- a CDS encoding YhgE/Pip domain-containing protein, with protein MNKVIQIYSMDIKNIVKNWAASVIILALIILPSFYAWFNIKASWDPYGHTKGIAVAITNNDKGTTLQGRYLNVGNEVVQSLKKNQALGWRFVDEEEALQGVKTGHYYASLIIPQDFSDKLTSILKETPEKPVIKFTVNEKLNAIAPKMTKTGASTIVENINEEFIKTSSKALFTVFNQLGIELERELGTIEHLKHFLFFLEAKLPEIHQAVDTAYEDAVKAQSIVRKAQNALPVVSVLTKDGMQFSNGLSTFLITTRNTLKKSEPTIKQDLITLEQTAMTLHDVYDTLQNQPISLSKLQSDADQLQHRLERGIDLIDSLTNVMENMNHLGHSQELNPIINKLQQVKSQFQTEIRLSNEALDLVKRGENPGSDLLSRLDELSQQSSDTLSNLMANYDSVVVPAVRNAISRAIRDNQYAGQLLKEANASLPDAYKIVADASKGIHFGIEEISFAQTHLPESERKIREMANRIRDFEQKHNIHQIIQLLKNDVEKESDFFKKPVLLEEHPLFPIPNYGSGMSPFYTVLSFWVGAMLLISLLSVDVTSSENYKSWQVYFGRLLTFWTIALLQSLVVSIGDLYILHVFVKEKTMFVLFSVFIASIFIFIVYTLVSMFGNVGKALGIILLVFQISASGGTFPIQVAPPFFQKIHPFLPFTYAISLLRESVGGMLPDIVRKDLFILSIYGLMMFVFGMTLKAPLYRLSKVFVQKVKQSHLIH; from the coding sequence ATGAATAAAGTCATACAAATATACAGCATGGATATTAAAAATATTGTGAAAAACTGGGCTGCTTCTGTGATCATTTTGGCTCTTATCATTCTTCCTTCTTTTTATGCTTGGTTCAACATTAAGGCGTCTTGGGATCCGTATGGCCATACAAAAGGGATTGCGGTTGCGATAACCAATAATGACAAAGGCACCACATTACAAGGTCGCTATTTGAACGTTGGAAATGAAGTAGTCCAATCACTGAAAAAAAATCAAGCTTTAGGATGGAGATTTGTCGATGAAGAGGAAGCTTTACAAGGGGTAAAAACAGGCCATTATTATGCCAGCCTTATCATTCCTCAAGATTTTTCCGATAAACTCACGTCGATTTTAAAGGAAACACCCGAAAAACCCGTGATCAAGTTTACGGTCAATGAAAAATTGAATGCAATTGCCCCGAAAATGACGAAAACGGGAGCAAGCACGATCGTCGAAAATATAAATGAAGAATTTATCAAAACATCCAGCAAAGCCCTTTTCACCGTTTTTAATCAATTAGGCATAGAATTGGAGAGGGAATTAGGTACAATAGAACATTTAAAGCATTTTCTTTTTTTCTTAGAAGCAAAGCTTCCGGAAATTCATCAAGCGGTGGATACAGCTTATGAAGATGCCGTAAAAGCACAATCGATTGTCCGAAAAGCTCAAAATGCATTGCCGGTTGTTTCCGTGTTGACCAAAGATGGAATGCAGTTTTCTAACGGACTGTCAACCTTTCTCATAACTACTAGAAACACTTTAAAGAAATCCGAACCAACCATAAAGCAGGATTTGATCACGCTAGAGCAAACAGCTATGACGTTGCATGATGTTTACGACACACTTCAAAACCAGCCCATTTCCCTTTCAAAGTTGCAGTCGGATGCCGATCAATTACAGCATCGTTTAGAACGAGGCATCGATTTAATCGACAGTTTGACAAATGTAATGGAAAACATGAATCACCTTGGCCATTCGCAAGAACTGAATCCAATAATCAATAAACTCCAACAAGTCAAGAGTCAGTTTCAAACCGAAATTCGTCTAAGCAATGAAGCGTTGGATCTAGTCAAAAGAGGAGAAAATCCTGGATCTGATCTGTTATCGCGTCTTGATGAGCTCTCTCAACAGTCTTCTGATACTTTATCCAACTTAATGGCGAACTATGATTCTGTCGTAGTTCCCGCTGTTCGAAACGCTATTTCTCGTGCGATCAGGGACAATCAATATGCCGGCCAGTTATTGAAAGAAGCCAACGCAAGCTTGCCGGATGCCTATAAAATAGTAGCCGATGCTTCGAAGGGGATTCATTTTGGGATAGAAGAGATCTCCTTCGCCCAAACACACTTGCCCGAGTCTGAACGAAAGATAAGAGAAATGGCAAACAGAATACGGGATTTTGAGCAAAAACATAATATCCATCAAATCATTCAGCTGTTAAAAAATGATGTGGAAAAAGAAAGTGATTTTTTCAAGAAACCGGTGCTGTTGGAAGAACATCCCCTCTTTCCTATTCCTAATTACGGATCCGGCATGTCCCCCTTTTATACAGTGTTATCATTTTGGGTAGGGGCCATGCTGTTAATATCGTTATTATCCGTTGATGTTACCAGCAGCGAAAACTATAAAAGCTGGCAAGTATATTTTGGCCGCTTGCTTACCTTTTGGACGATTGCCTTGCTGCAATCCCTCGTTGTATCAATCGGAGATTTATATATTCTCCACGTTTTTGTGAAAGAAAAAACGATGTTCGTACTGTTCAGTGTATTCATCGCCTCAATTTTTATTTTCATCGTCTATACATTGGTCTCAATGTTTGGCAATGTCGGGAAGGCATTAGGAATCATATTGCTTGTTTTTCAAATTTCTGCATCAGGCGGAACGTTTCCCATTCAAGTTGCCCCGCCTTTTTTTCAAAAGATCCATCCATTTTTGCCTTTTACTTATGCTATCAGCTTATTGCGGGAATCCGTTGGCGGGATGCTGCCGGATATCGTAAGAAAGGATCTATTCATCTTGTCCATTTACGGTTTGATGATGTTCGTATTCGGAATGACATTGAAAGCTCCTCTATACCGATTAAGCAAAGTCTTTGTTCAAAAAGTCAAACAAAGTCATCTGATCCATTGA
- a CDS encoding IS4 family transposase, whose protein sequence is MITNKDYFAQLPKEIKQGFSELNIGYHLRKANITKLSGYSCLTVFKLIFLLVFQYKNWFRAFMSKRSQDLPGKDTVYRFLNTPTYHWRKFLLSLSSEMIRLLQPLTSKDRVTAFVIDDSVFSRNRSKSVELLAKVFDHSTHQYLKGFQMLTLGWTDSFTFIPIDFALLSSPKKENRLQEINTNIDKRTSGYKRRQEALKSKPDVASALLDHALEKGIIADYVLMDSWFTQAPLIEKITNKGLFVIGLVKQLKQRYVYNGERFTLNQLYKLAKPHMGKKDIRGSVYATLDNGIPVKILFVRNRNKRSEWLAILSTDTTLENEEIIRIYGMRWDIEVFFKCNKSLLNLEKEFQGRSYDMLISHTTIVFTRYILIAWQMRKEEDPKTIGNLFYILCEDVKDIDFITALQSLIDLFQTLAEAEVSLNMDIFKNQMNKWLATIPNYIKQCLNISVCES, encoded by the coding sequence ATGATAACGAATAAAGACTACTTTGCGCAATTACCAAAAGAAATTAAACAAGGATTTTCCGAATTAAATATTGGATATCATTTAAGAAAAGCGAATATTACGAAACTTTCCGGGTATTCTTGTCTTACTGTTTTCAAACTGATTTTTCTTTTAGTCTTCCAATATAAGAACTGGTTTCGTGCTTTTATGAGTAAACGATCTCAGGATCTGCCCGGAAAGGATACAGTCTATCGCTTTTTAAATACACCAACCTATCATTGGAGAAAGTTTCTGCTTTCATTAAGCAGTGAAATGATCCGTCTGCTTCAACCATTAACTTCAAAAGATCGTGTCACAGCTTTTGTGATTGATGATTCTGTCTTTTCAAGAAACCGTAGTAAGTCGGTTGAACTGTTGGCTAAGGTTTTTGATCACTCTACCCATCAGTACTTGAAAGGGTTTCAAATGCTTACCCTTGGCTGGACCGATAGTTTTACTTTTATTCCCATTGATTTTGCTCTTCTAAGTTCACCGAAAAAGGAAAATCGCCTGCAAGAAATCAATACCAATATTGATAAACGAACATCTGGCTATAAGCGTCGCCAGGAAGCTCTGAAATCAAAACCGGACGTGGCTTCAGCTTTACTTGATCATGCGCTTGAAAAAGGGATTATAGCTGACTATGTTCTCATGGATTCCTGGTTTACACAAGCGCCTTTAATTGAGAAGATTACGAACAAAGGGTTATTTGTCATTGGCTTGGTGAAGCAATTAAAGCAGCGATACGTTTACAATGGTGAACGTTTCACACTGAATCAACTTTACAAATTGGCAAAACCTCACATGGGTAAAAAAGACATTCGCGGATCCGTTTATGCTACTTTAGACAATGGAATTCCAGTAAAAATTCTATTTGTACGAAACCGTAATAAACGGAGCGAATGGCTTGCCATTCTCAGCACAGATACAACATTAGAAAATGAAGAGATCATTCGTATTTACGGCATGCGTTGGGACATTGAAGTCTTCTTCAAATGCAATAAATCCCTTTTAAATTTAGAGAAAGAATTCCAGGGACGTTCCTACGACATGTTAATTAGCCATACAACCATTGTTTTTACACGATATATTCTCATTGCTTGGCAAATGCGAAAAGAGGAGGATCCTAAGACGATTGGCAACCTTTTTTACATCCTTTGCGAAGATGTAAAAGACATAGATTTTATTACTGCCCTTCAATCACTTATTGACCTTTTCCAAACTTTGGCGGAAGCCGAGGTTTCTTTGAACATGGACATCTTTAAAAATCAAATGAATAAATGGTTGGCCACTATACCTAATTATATCAAGCAATGCTTAAATATTTCTGTGTGCGAAAGTTGA
- a CDS encoding YajQ family cyclic di-GMP-binding protein, which produces MAKENSFDIVSKVDFSEVTNAINIALKEIQNRYDFKGSKSDISLEKDELVLVSDDEFKLNQLKDVLLSKLIKRGVPIKNIDYGKIEGASGGTVRQRAKLIQGIDKENAKKINTIVKNSGLKVKSQIQEDQIRITGKNKDDLQKIIAAIREADLPIDVQFVNFR; this is translated from the coding sequence ATGGCAAAAGAGAATTCGTTTGACATTGTATCAAAAGTGGATTTTTCGGAAGTTACAAACGCAATCAACATTGCACTAAAAGAAATCCAAAACCGCTATGATTTTAAAGGTAGCAAAAGCGATATTTCGCTTGAAAAAGATGAGCTGGTACTAGTCTCAGATGACGAGTTTAAACTCAATCAATTAAAAGACGTTCTTTTAAGCAAATTAATTAAACGAGGCGTACCCATTAAAAATATCGATTATGGCAAAATCGAAGGAGCTTCCGGCGGTACAGTACGCCAACGGGCAAAATTGATACAAGGGATCGATAAAGAAAACGCCAAAAAAATAAACACAATTGTAAAAAATTCAGGTTTAAAGGTAAAATCACAAATTCAAGAAGATCAAATCCGTATCACGGGTAAAAACAAAGATGACCTGCAAAAAATCATCGCTGCCATCCGTGAAGCGGATCTTCCGATCGATGTCCAATTTGTCAACTTCCGGTGA
- a CDS encoding DUF3941 domain-containing protein: MPRTSDNDKKARDRQASREEKNILEEKNREAGKNQYSKKTDHL, translated from the coding sequence ATGCCAAGAACATCCGACAATGACAAAAAAGCAAGAGATCGGCAAGCATCTCGTGAAGAAAAGAACATTTTAGAAGAGAAAAACCGAGAAGCAGGGAAAAACCAATACTCGAAAAAAACCGATCATTTATGA